A window from Salvelinus sp. IW2-2015 linkage group LG5, ASM291031v2, whole genome shotgun sequence encodes these proteins:
- the LOC111964405 gene encoding SLC35A4 upstream open reading frame protein isoform X2 → MADDKDPLRPLKDLAELKDQLEDIQRRVEKEVQAGIPQGGSVLASPFLKGFLAGYIVSRLRSSAVLGVILGTCTGIFAAQNFGVPNIEQTLKDFFNTLKGPGK, encoded by the exons ATGGCGGACGACAAG GACCCCTTGAGACCACTGAAGGACCTGGCAGAGCTCAAGGACCAGCTAGAGGACATTCAGCGGCGTGTGGAGAAGGAAGTACAGGCTGGGATCCCACAG GGTGGCAGTGTGCTGGCCTCTCCTTTCCTTAAGGGCTTCTTGGCAGGATATATTGTGTCTAGGCTGCGATCCTCTGCGGTTTTGGGCGTGATCCTTGGTACTTGCACAGGCATCTTTGCAGCTCAAAATTTTGGCGTGCCCAACATCGAGCAAACCCTGAAAGACTTTTTCAACACTCTAAAAGGACCTGGCAAATAA
- the LOC111964405 gene encoding SLC35A4 upstream open reading frame protein isoform X1, translating to MNAHPCGRLTDPLRPLKDLAELKDQLEDIQRRVEKEVQAGIPQGGSVLASPFLKGFLAGYIVSRLRSSAVLGVILGTCTGIFAAQNFGVPNIEQTLKDFFNTLKGPGK from the exons atgaatgcccatccatgtggtaggcttacg GACCCCTTGAGACCACTGAAGGACCTGGCAGAGCTCAAGGACCAGCTAGAGGACATTCAGCGGCGTGTGGAGAAGGAAGTACAGGCTGGGATCCCACAG GGTGGCAGTGTGCTGGCCTCTCCTTTCCTTAAGGGCTTCTTGGCAGGATATATTGTGTCTAGGCTGCGATCCTCTGCGGTTTTGGGCGTGATCCTTGGTACTTGCACAGGCATCTTTGCAGCTCAAAATTTTGGCGTGCCCAACATCGAGCAAACCCTGAAAGACTTTTTCAACACTCTAAAAGGACCTGGCAAATAA
- the LOC111964405 gene encoding SLC35A4 upstream open reading frame protein isoform X3 gives MPIHVDPLRPLKDLAELKDQLEDIQRRVEKEVQAGIPQGGSVLASPFLKGFLAGYIVSRLRSSAVLGVILGTCTGIFAAQNFGVPNIEQTLKDFFNTLKGPGK, from the exons atgcccatccatgtg GACCCCTTGAGACCACTGAAGGACCTGGCAGAGCTCAAGGACCAGCTAGAGGACATTCAGCGGCGTGTGGAGAAGGAAGTACAGGCTGGGATCCCACAG GGTGGCAGTGTGCTGGCCTCTCCTTTCCTTAAGGGCTTCTTGGCAGGATATATTGTGTCTAGGCTGCGATCCTCTGCGGTTTTGGGCGTGATCCTTGGTACTTGCACAGGCATCTTTGCAGCTCAAAATTTTGGCGTGCCCAACATCGAGCAAACCCTGAAAGACTTTTTCAACACTCTAAAAGGACCTGGCAAATAA